A window of the Choristoneura fumiferana chromosome 30, NRCan_CFum_1, whole genome shotgun sequence genome harbors these coding sequences:
- the LOC141444824 gene encoding uncharacterized protein isoform X38, with protein sequence MTIATKAQMDKDDQASQNNQANQDRQVNQNNLTIKGIQANQVNQDSQANQDSQVNQGSQDNQDSQANQINQVSQINQVVQANQDSQANQDSQANQDSQANQESQDNQGNQDSQANQDSQANQDSQANQDSQANQDNQVNQGSQDNQDNQANQGNHANQDSQVNQKNQTSQINQVVQANQDSQANQDSQVNQDKQANQDSQANQETQDNHGSQDNQDSQANQVNQSSQINQVVQANQNSQANQDSQANQESQDNQGNQDSQANQDSQANQESQDNQGNQDSQANQDSQANQDSQANQDNQANQGNHANQDSQVNQKNQTSQINQVVQANQDSQANQDSQVNQGNQANQDSQANQESQDNHGSQDNQNSQANQDSQANQGSQDNQDNQANQGNQDSQVNQKNQTSQINQVVQANQDSQANQDSQANQDSQANQDSQANQDNQVNQGSQNNQVVQANQDSQANQDSQANQDSQANQESQDNQGNQDSQANQDSQANQESQDNQGNQDSQANQDSQANQDSQANQDNQVNQGSQNNQVVQANQDSQANQDSQANQDSQVNQGNQASQANQGSQDNQDNQANQGNHANQDSQVNQKNQTSQINQVVQANQDSQANQDSQANQESQDNQGNQDSQANQDSQANQDNQDNQANQGNHANQDSQVNQKNQTSQINQVVQANQDSQVNQGNQANQDSQANQESQDNHGSQDNQNSQANQDSQANRGSQDNQDNQANQGNQDSQVNQKNQTSQINQVVQANQDSQANQDSQANQDSQANQDSQANQDNQVNQGSQDNQVVQANQDSQANQDSQANQDSQVNQGNQANQDSQANQGSQDNQDNQANQDSQVNQKNQTSQINQVVQANQDSQANQDSQANQESQDNQGNQDSQANQDSQANQESQDNQGNQDSQANQDSQANQDNQANQGNHANQDSQVNQKNQTSQINQVVQANQDSQANQDSQVNQGNQANQDSQANQESQDNHGSQDNQNSQANQGSQANQGSQDNQDNQANQGNQDSQVNQKNQTSQINQVVQANQDSQANQDSQANQDNQVNQGSQNNQVVQANQESQNNQINQVVQANQDSQANQDSQANQDNQVNQGSQNNQVVQANQESQANQDSQANQDSQVNQGNQASQANQGSQDNQDNQGNHANQDSQVNQKNQTSQINQVVQANQDSQANQDSQVNQDNQANQDSQANQETQDNHGSQDNQDNQSSQINQVVQANQNSQANQDSQANQECQDNQGNQDSQANQDSQANQESQDNQGNQDSQANQDSQANQDSQANQDNQANQGNHANQDSQVNQKNQTSQINQVVQANQDSQANQDSQANQDSQVNQGSQANQDSQANQESQDNHGSQDNQNSQANQDSQANQGSQDNQDNQANQGNQDSQVNQKNQTSQINQVVQANQDSQANQDSQANQDSQANQDSQANQDNQVNQGSQDNQVVQANQDSQANQDSQANQDSQVNQGNQANQDSQANQGSQDNQDNQANQGNHANQDSQVNQKNQTSQINQVVQANQDSQANQDSQVNQDNQANQDNHGSQDNQDNQSSQINQVVQANQNSQANQDSQANQESQDNQGNQDSQANQDSQANQESQNNQINQVVQANQDSQANQDSQANQDNQANQGNHVNQDSQVNQKNQTSQINQVVQANQDSQANQDSQVNQGNQANQDSQANQESQDNHGSQDNQDSQANQINQVNQVNKGNQDRQINQDRPDNQINQELQENLEREERQFIRVRLRAKLRESSEPVVNRIMKQLMLMEIPSRKNRSNNKYLLNKLLHLALIRRSSIETAVLRNPATNRLLSAKKHLRVKAAKCKKAKEAALMLERALKLSLRVKDKRHSAIKKNSAPVVLVPAVSKS encoded by the exons ATGACGATTGCGACGAAGGCCCAGATGGACAAGGACGACCAAGCAAGCCAGAACaaccaggcaaaccaggaccGCCAGGTAAACCAGAACAATCTAACCATCAAGGGCATCCAGGCaaaccaggtcaaccaggacagccaggcaaaccaggacagccaggtcaaccagggcagccaggacaaccaggacagccaggcaaaccagatCAACCAGGTCAGCCAGATCAACCAGGTGgtccaggcaaaccaggacagccaggcaaaccaggacagccaggcaaaccaggacagccaggcaaaccaggaaagccaggacaaccagggcaaccaggacagccaggcaaaccaggacagccaggcaaaccaggacagccaggcaaaccaggacagccaggcaaaccaagacaaccaggtcaaccagggcagccaggacaaccaggacaaccaggccAACCAGGGCAACCATgccaaccaggacagccaggtcaaccagaaGAACCAAACCAGCCAGATCAACCAGGTGGTCCAGGcgaaccaggacagccaggcaaaccaggacagccaggtcaaccaggacaaacaggcaaaccaggacagccaggcaaaccaggaaaCCCAGGACAACCATGgcagccaggacaaccaggacagccaggcaaaccaggtcAACCAGAGCAGCCAGATCAACCAGGTGGTCCAGGCAAACCAGaacagccaggcaaaccaggacagccaggcaaaccaggaaagccaggacaaccagggcaaccaggacagccaggcaaaccaggacagccaggcaaaccaggaaagccaggacaaccagggcaaccaggacagccaggcaaaccaggacagccaggcaaaccaggacagccaggcaaaccaggacaaccaggccAACCAGGGCAACCATgccaaccaggacagccaggtcaaccagaaGAACCAAACCAGCCAGATCAACCAGGTGgtccaggcaaaccaggacagccaggcaaaccaggacagccaggtcaaccagggcaaccaggcaaaccaggacagccaggcaaaccaggaaaGCCAGGACAACCATGGCAGCCAGGACAACCAGaacagccaggcaaaccaggacagccaggcaaaccagggcagccaggacaaccaggacaaccaggccAACCagggcaaccaggacagccaggtcaaccagaaGAACCAAACCAGCCAGATCAACCAGGTGGTCCAGGcgaaccaggacagccaggcaaaccaggacagccaggcaaaccaggacagccaggcaaaccaggacagccaggcaaaccaggacaaccaggtcaaccagggCAGCCAGAACAACCAGGTGGTCCAGGcgaaccaggacagccaggcaaaccaggacagccaggcaaaccaggacagccag gcaaaccaggaaagccaggacaaccagggcaaccaggacagccaggcaaaccaggacagccaggcaaaccaggaaagccaggacaaccagggcaaccaggacagccaggcaaaccaggacagccaggcaaaccaggacagccaggcaaaccaggacaaccaggtcaaccagggCAGCCAGAACAACCAGGTGGTCCAGGcgaaccaggacagccaggcaaaccaggacagccaggcaaaccaggacagccaggtcaaccagggcAACCAGgccagccaggcaaaccagggcagccaggacaaccaggacaaccaggccAACCAGGGCAACCATgccaaccaggacagccaggtcaaccagaaGAACCAAACCAGCCAGATCAACCAGGTGGTCCAGGcgaaccaggacagccaggcaaaccaggacagccag gcaaaccaggaaagccaggacaaccagggcaaccaggacagccaggcaaaccaggacagccaggcaaaccaggacaaccaggacaaccaggccAACCAGGGCAACCATgccaaccaggacagccaggtcaaccagaaGAACCAAACCAGCCAGATCAACCAGGTGgtccaggcaaaccaggacagccaggtcaaccagggcaaccaggcaaaccaggacagccaggcaaaccaggaaaGCCAGGACAACCATGGCAGCCAGGACAACCAGaacagccaggcaaaccaggacagccaggcaaaccggggcagccaggacaaccaggacaaccaggccAACCagggcaaccaggacagccaggtcaaccagaaGAACCAAACCAGCCAGATCAACCAGGTGGTCCAGGcgaaccaggacagccaggcaaaccaggacagccaggcaaaccaggacagccaggcaaaccaggacagccaggcaaaccaggacaaccaggtcaaccagggcagccaggacaaccaggtgGTCCAGGCGAATcaggacagccaggcaaaccaggacagccaggcaaaccaggacagccaggtcaaccagggcaaccaggcaaaccaggacagccaggcaaaccagggcagccaggacaaccaggacaaccaggccaaccaggacagccaggtcaaccagaaGAACCAAACCAGCCAGATCAACCAGGTGGTCCAGGcgaaccaggacagccaggcaaaccaggacagccaggcaaaccaggaaagccaggacaaccagggcaaccaggacagccaggcaaaccaggacagccaggccaACCAGGAaagccaggacaaccagggcaaccaggacagccaggcaaaccaggacagccaggcaaaccaggacaaccaggccAACCAGGGCAACCATgccaaccaggacagccaggtcaaccagaaGAACCAAACCAGCCAGATCAACCAGGTGgtccaggcaaaccaggacagccaggcaaaccaggacagccaggtcaaccagggcaaccaggcaaaccaggacagccaggcaaaccaggaaaGCCAGGACAACCATGGCAGCCAGGACAACCAGaacagccaggcaaaccagggcagccaggcaaaccagggcagccaggacaaccaggacaaccaggccAACCagggcaaccaggacagccaggtcaaccagaaGAACCAAACCAGCCAGATCAACCAGGTGGTCCAGGcgaaccaggacagccaggcaaaccaggacagccaggcaaaccaggacaaccaggtcaaccagggCAGCCAGAACAACCAGGTGGTCCAGGCGAACCAGGAAAGCCAGAACAACCAGATCAACCAGGTGgtccaggcaaaccaggacagccaggcaaaccaggacagccaggcaaaccaggacaaccaggtcaaccagggCAGCCAGAACAACCAGGTGGTCCAGGCGAACCAGGaaagccaggcaaaccaggacagccaggcaaaccaggacagccaggtcaaccagggcAACCAGgccagccaggcaaaccagggcagccaggacaaccaggacaaccagggcAACCATgccaaccaggacagccaggtcaaccagaaGAACCAAACCAGCCAGATCAACCAGGTGGTCCAGGcgaaccaggacagccaggcaaaccaggacagccaggtcaaccaggacaaccaggcaaaccaggacagccaggcaaaccaggaaaCCCAGGACAACCATGgcagccaggacaaccaggacaacCAGAGCAGCCAGATCAACCAGGTGGTCCAGGCAAACCAGaacagccaggcaaaccaggacagccaggcaaaccaggaatgccaggacaaccagggcaaccaggacagccaggcaaaccaggacagccaggcaaaccaggaaagccaggacaaccagggcaaccaggacagccaggcaaaccaggacagccaggcaaaccaggacagccaggcaaaccaggacaaccaggccAACCAGGGCAACCATgccaaccaggacagccaggtcaaccagaaGAACCAAACCAGCCAGATCAACCAGGTGgtccaggcaaaccaggacagccaggcaaaccaggacagccaggcaaaccaggacagccaggtcaaccagggcagccaggcaaaccaggacagccaggcaaaccaggaaaGCCAGGACAACCATGGCAGCCAGGACAACCAGaacagccaggcaaaccaggacagccaggcaaaccagggcagccaggacaaccaggacaaccaggccAACCagggcaaccaggacagccaggtcaaccagaaGAACCAAACCAGCCAGATCAACCAGGTGGTCCAGGcgaaccaggacagccaggcaaaccaggacagccaggcaaaccaggacagccaggcaaaccaggacagccaggcaaaccaggacaaccaggtcaaccagggcagccaggacaaccaggtgGTCCAGGcgaaccaggacagccaggcaaaccaggacagccaggcaaaccaggacagccaggtcaaccagggcaaccaggcaaaccaggacagccaggcaaaccagggcagccaggacaaccaggacaaccaggccAACCAGGGCAACCATGCCAatcaggacagccaggtcaaccagaaGAACCAAACCAGCCAGATCAACCAGGTGGTCCAGGcgaaccaggacagccaggcaaaccaggacagccaggtcaaccaggacaaccaggcaaaccaggacaaccatggcagccaggacaaccaggacaacCAGAGCAGCCAGATCAACCAGGTGGTCCAGGCAAACCAGaacagccaggcaaaccaggacagccaggcaaaccaggaaagccaggacaaccagggcaaccaggacagccaggcaaaccaggacagccaggcaaaccaggaaaGCCAGAACAACCAGATCAACCAGGTGgtccaggcaaaccaggacagccaggcaaaccaggacagccaggcaaaccaggacaaccaggccAACCAGGGCAACCatgtcaaccaggacagccaggtcaaccagaaGAACCAAACCAGCCAGATCAACCAGGTGgtccaggcaaaccaggacagccaggcaaaccaggacagccaggtcaaccagggcaaccaggcaaaccaggacagccaggcaaaccaggaaaGCCAGGACAACCATGgcagccaggacaaccaggacagccaggcaaaccagatcaaccaggtcaaccaggtcAACAAGGGCAACCAGGACAGGCAGATCAACCAGGACAGACCGGACAACCAGATCAACCAGGAACTGCAGGAAAACCTGGAAAGGGAGGAAAGACAATTCATACGAGTGCGACTTCGAGCCAAGCTCAGAGAGAGCAGCGAGCCAGTAGTCAATCGAATTATGAAGCAATTGATGCTAATGGAAATTCCTTCCAGAAAAAATCGGAGCAACAACAAGTATCTTCTGAACAAGCTTCTTCATCTAGCTTTGATAAGGAGGAGTTCGATAGAGACGGCAGTTTTAAGAAATCCAGCCACAAACAGGCTTCTGTCGGCCAAGAAGCATCTTCGAGTGAAAGCAGCGAAATGCAAAAAAGCCAAGGAGGCGGCTCTGATGTTAGAAAGAGCTCTCAAACTCAGTCTGAGAGTCAAAGACAAGCGGCATTCAGCAATCAAGAAGAATTCAGCTCCGGTGGTTCTAGTTCCAGCAGTGAGCAAGTCATGA